Part of the Triticum urartu cultivar G1812 chromosome 2, Tu2.1, whole genome shotgun sequence genome, GATATGCTATTCTAAGAGGAATTTACCGTAAAAATAGATTGCTCCTGCTCGACTTTTCATGAGACGGTTGGCTGGGAACGAAAACATAAGAGCATCTATAGCCGGACATGGTAAATCTGACTCCTCAAACGCCTGCAGATGCGCCCAGACGCGTCCACGGCTAGTGATCGGTCACCCTTCAAAAAACACATTTCACATCCGGATACCTCAAATTAGAAACCTCAAATCCATATTATTACATACGACGCAACCATCTTTGACGGGAGCTTCAATCGGTTCCGCTCCCTCCCGCCCTGGCCATGTCCGTCGGCTGCCTGCGCCCCTCAGAGTGTTGGTCCGATCGTCGGTAAGGTAAGGTAGGGCATGGGACACGAGCCGGCTCACGGGACTCAAGGCGCCGCCgtctcccatgccctactcttcCTCATCGGAGACCGGAACCCAAACGGTGCCGGTGGATGTCAGATCAATGATGGATCCCTCCGGGGATGAGCCGCAGACGTCCACCACGATGCGGTTGCAGCGTCCGGACTGATGCGCCAACGTCCGCCATAGCCTCGTGGGACGATGGTGCGTCCCTAATATCGGCGCGTCACCGGAGGGGTTGCGCGTCTGCCAGCGTGTTTCGGATGCCAGATGGACTGCACGGCCTCCGGCGGGGCAGCTACGGCCGGCCTAGCGCCGGATACATGCCCCATTTGGGCGGACGTAATGGATTCCCGATGGATGAAGTCCGAGCGCAGCTGTCCACGGGCCTCCTCCCGGGCACGGCGGAGCGCAAGCCGGATGACCATCTCCTCCTCCGGGCCGCGTGGGATGACCTCGGGGTCGACGGATCTGGAGGTGAAGAACTCGGATCCACTGCCTGCCATGCCGGAGACGAGCTTGGGTAGCGGAGGAGAGTGGAGTGGAGGGGAGTGAAGTGGCTAGGGTTTGATCCGACGAGCGGATGAGGAGGATTTTATGTGGGGTCAAGTGGGCCAGCACGGGCCGGATCCGACGTGGCGGGCGTGCCGGGCGCCCCCATATCTGCCTCATATTTAGGCTGAATATGAGGGTGCCGGTCAGCCCAGGCGTTTGAGGGCCATTTAAGGGGCCGTCTGGGTCAAAAAATCGTAACCGGACAGTGATCGGGCGGCCCATCCAAACGTATGAGACGGGTTTGAGACGCctggttgtagatgctctaaagAGTAAAAGAACCTGGCTATGATTCAATTGACTGCCGGAGCTCTTCCAGGAACTGTCATTTGAGGGCCATTTGAGAGGTCGTCTTGGTCAAAAAATCGTGACCAAATAGTTATTGGACGACCCGTCCAAAAGTATAAGATAGGTTTGAGGCGTTCCGCTGTAGATGCTATAAAGAGTAAGAGAAACTGGCTATGATTCAATTGACCCCCGGAGCTCTTCGAGGAACTGTCGGACGCGTACTACGCCCAAGGCGTCCGCGTCCAAGCGCCCAAGCGCTCGTGCCGATCCTCCCTTAATTAATCACCGCATCGATTAAAAGATTAGTTTCTTAATAACTCTATTAATTTACGTAGATGGATCAAAATACCCTTTTCAATCTTTTGAATGGGGCCCGGAAGCACCTCCAGTAAAAAACAATACTCCGAGGTACTCGGATCCATTGATAAAGTTGGCATTCTTGCGAGAGCTCACCTTTCACTTCAGGGGGGTGATTTGGGATCGTCTGTCGAGCAAATCTAGTGCCAAAATGATGGTACGGAGAGAGTACCATTATCTTGAACATGTGATAAATTTGAATAGATTGGTCCTATCAAACTGAGTAGGCAATCTACTTCATTTTTTTTTCTAGTTAGCCGGGGTTAATCTTTACTCGAATGTAGATCCCACCGGATGAAGTAAATAGTATAAAACCACTACAATTCGCTATGGTTCCACAAAACTATGCTGATAACTATCAAGTTAGGGTTGGCTGTTTTAAAAAAATCCAAAAcactcgttgctagcgatttcaACCGTTTTATGACAGGTCAGGTCTACTTTTAAACAATCCGTTTGTTTGACCGTTACCTTACATGTGGGACCCACGTGTAAGTTGtctcttcttcctctatcttctcttctctcctctggctctttcttcttcctctccccctGCCTGACTATCCCCACCCACCGACGGCCACCTCTACCATTCGTCGCATGCTTAGACAAGGTCGACCGTGGGAACGAAGGCCGCACGAAGGAGCAGTTGCAGCATAGGAGCACGGGCCACTACCATCCGTGTGCCATGGCCAGGACGCAGCGCCTAGGAGCAAGGGACGCCGCCAGCCGTGCCATGGCCAGGGACTCAGGCTGCCGCGCACAGGAGCACGGCCACCGCACGCCATGGCCAGGAGAAGCGACAATGGTCGGCAGGGACCTCTGCCACCCAGTCTATCGCCCACCTTGCGCCGAGGAACGCGGTGGCCGAGCTGCCTCCTTTCTCCTGGCCGGCGACCTGGCCACTGGCGAGCTGCCGGTGCCGTTTCTCAGGGCGCACGCGAATGATCCTCAAGAGCCCGGTTGCTTGTTCTAAAAACATTAAGGGACcggttttttttttgaaatttacAAGGGTTATCTGTCAATGTATAAAAGAACAGATATTTTATTAGGATATGACAAAGGGACACTGACATTTGGGCCCCACATGTAAGGTAATAGTCAAACAAACATGTTTTTTACATGCGGGTCCCAATTGTCATAATCGCGATCAATTCTAAAGCACTCTATGATTAGGGATTTTTGAAACAACCAACCTCTCACCTGGTAGTTATCCGAGAGAAATTAAAAAACGATATTTTTTGAAACCTTAGCCCGTATTGTagttttttttctgtttttcgaAAAGGAGGaatacccccggcctctgcatctggacaatgcatacggccactttattgattataacacaagaccttacaaagtcgTACAACAGTAAGACCAAAGCCACCATCTTCGCAACctctgtcgctactcctatctaACTGATGAAGGGGCGCTAAtggtctgggcctaataccaaacagacctcgcagccaaacctaacgtctgagacctgaggtcccaaccaggactcCTTCCGGGTATGGGCACCCACCAGTCCGGCGTGCTCTTCAACCAGGCCCtctgccgggtatgaggccgccgcagccacgtaccatcaatccatcttcagagctgtaCTATTGCATGAACCGTGCCAGGCctctctgccatcgacgccaccacgacgccagacagcGCCACCATCCTGCGCTCGTCCATCATCACATGCCCACCGGCGATACCCCTACTGCTCCAGGCCGCCGAGACTCGCCGTTGTCGACGTACCAGATGCCACGCCGCTCCTCCGACGCGAACACCAAAAGCAGGAAACACCCTAAAGATACAAGGGGCACTCTGCACAACAAGAAAGCCGCCGCGAGCAGCTGCAGAAATCCAGCCGGCAGCCAAAGCCCCCACCTTCATGAGCCCACACCCGAATCCTAGCTCCCCAGGCAACGCCTCCAAGGAGGGGATGACGCCCATGGCGCCACCGCTGCCCAATCCAGACCGGATTTTGGGTTTTCACCCGGGAGAGGACCGGAGGTGACAAGAATAAGGACCACGACACCGCTTTCAGGAAGGATGCGTCGCCCGAAACCGACGCCGCTGTCAAGCCAAACCAGCcggcctagggtttcccccggtcCCAATCTGAACCACCATCCCCAGAAGCACCGGAACCAGCAGCATCCACCGGCCACAAGCACAAAGGGGAAGGAgcgggaaggagggagtagcaGGCCTCCAGATCTGGCGAGGACGAAGGCCCCCGAACTGCCGCCGCCAAGCGCCGATTCCCCACCACCCGAGCGGTCGAGGACGCCGGGCAGAGTCCCCGCGCACACCGTCCAGAGCGCGAACGGCGGCGCTGAACTAGCAGGGGCCGCCGCCCCGTGGATCCAGATCTCCGCGAAGGGACGGTGAAGGCCTCGCCGCCACCTTCCTCGGCAGCCGTGCGACACATCGGCGGCTCCTCTAGTGGCGACGAGGAggagaggaagggggagggggacCGCCGGCGGCGGCTAGGCGCCCCTGTTGGAGCGacgcgggggcgggggcgggggagCCCATATTGtagtagttttatgctatttaTTTACTCCACCAGACGAGAGGCACATTTCTTGTTCTTCCATTGATTAACTTGAGAACTAGAGAGATTAATCCTTATTGACATACTGATAATGGTAAGGGAGAAAAAAAAAGCCGACAGAAAGTTACTCCTAGATAGTttgtgttttcttcaatatgtaCCTCGTGTCCATGAGAAGTTCCTCGAGCTTGCCGGTGAGCTCGTCTACCCCCATAGTGTCGATGCCATCTAGGGGGTCCTCTTCCTTGATGCCTTGTGCGTTATCTGCTTTTGGCTTCACGATCTGCTGAAGCACACGCTTCAGCAATCCCTCCATATCCTTCCTGCCGCCGAACGCCTGGGACACTGACACTTGCGCTTGGCGTTGAAAATCCGCCTCCAGGTGCCGGCACACCTCCATCGCCAGCGTAGTCTTCCCTAGCCCTCCAAACCCCACGATAGAGAACACCTTGAGCTTCATGTCGCGCTCGTTGTTACTCATTGACTTCACCATGTCGGCCAGGGTGTTAGCCTGATCCGTGATGCCAACGAGATGGTGAGGGTCGTTTGCTGCCGGCCGGCCGAGCGCATGACCAGACACTGGCGCGGGAGCAGCTAAAGAAGAAGTGGTGATTCGCAGCAGTGCCTCACGGCTGACACCGTAACGCGCATGGCGCTCGCTGATCACGACGGCACGAGCGCGGAGCGCATTGATCTGACGAGCCAGTCGGCGACGAGGGAAGAGTGTCGCGACAATACGTTTGGTTTTGGACCAGACAAGGAGGCCGTCTCTCCGCCGGCACCGGATGCGGAAGATGTAGAGGTGCACGCAGTCCTCCGCGTCGTAGGCGAGCTCCTGCACCTGCTTCATCCACACCCGGATGAAGTGGTCCACGGCGCTCTCGTCGGCGTCGGACAGCATGCGGAGGATGGCGTTCATGGTGTCCAGCTCGTCGCTGAGCTCAGCCACCTTTCCACCAACGCGGCGGAGCTGCTGGTACTCCTCGCCGACCAGCCGCCCGGCGATGGTCATAAGCTGCGTCGCGCCCTGCATTCCTGCTTGTTGATTTGCTGGACTCTGGGAGGGTGTGGATGGCTGGATCGGAGATGGAGAGCTTTGCGCTGTGGTTTGCGAGTCGGATGCTTATTTATCATGGACAGAGGACGTGGTTGGTATGATGAGAAGAAAGGAAAGGACACTACTTTTTTTTGCAACAAAGATAAAGACGATTCAGTGTCCGGGTGCATCCGCGCCTGCGTGTGAACAGTAAATTTTCAAAAAGTAGTACTCCATGAGACCATGATATCGAAGATGCTCTAGTGCGCTAGGTCAAAGCAAAATTTCATGGTGAATGAACATTTGAGGAGCTCTTAGAAAAAAAGCACAAATTTCAAGTCTCAATTAAACTTTGAAAAACACTGTTGAGAGCTGATTTTGTCTTTTTTTTTCTGAGAGCTTCTCTTTTT contains:
- the LOC125540306 gene encoding disease resistance protein Pik-2-like, producing MQGATQLMTIAGRLVGEEYQQLRRVGGKVAELSDELDTMNAILRMLSDADESAVDHFIRVWMKQVQELAYDAEDCVHLYIFRIRCRRRDGLLVWSKTKRIVATLFPRRRLARQINALRARAVVISERHARYGVSREALLRITTSSLAAPAPVSGHALGRPAANDPHHLVGITDQANTLADMVKSMSNNERDMKLKVFSIVGFGGLGKTTLAMEVCRHLEADFQRQAQVSVSQAFGGRKDMEGLLKRVLQQIVKPKADNAQGIKEEDPLDGIDTMGVDELTGKLEELLMDTSSQVNQWKNKKCASRLVE